A genome region from Columba livia isolate bColLiv1 breed racing homer chromosome 2, bColLiv1.pat.W.v2, whole genome shotgun sequence includes the following:
- the LOC102093225 gene encoding histamine H3 receptor isoform X2, producing MHNSTAEAPHATGTCNETLRTLAPSPEFSLGVLVLLAFLMVLLALVTTLGNILVIFAFITDRNLRHRSNYFFLNLAISDFAVGVFCIPLYIPYALTGTWHLGRGLCKLWLVMDYLLCTASVFSIVLISYDRFLSVTKAVSYRAQQGITSNPVIKMVATWVFAFLLYCPAILFWEHVAGRSVVAVDQCYAEFYDNWYFLLCASTLEFFVPLFSVTYFNVHIFHSIQRRQRHGSTQDCEPARSGSLSWGFCLLPRPGASSFSPSEAEDSVSSLTRSWRPALVANCPSPTQTSSAALKREFSASFHSRTGSKLQQDKKIAKSLVIIVCVFAICWAPYTLLMIIRGACRGTCVHKSLYEITFWLLWLNSSLNPFLYPLCHMRFRMAFMKILCPKKFAKLRSRNTPSI from the exons ATGCACAACAGCACTGCTGAAGCTCCGCATGCAACTGGAACATGTAACGAGACACTGCGCACACTGGCACCGAGCCCTGAGTTTTCGCTGGGCGTGTTGGTGCTGCTGGCTTTCCTCATGGTGTTGCTGGCTCTGGTCACCACCCTGGGAAACATCCTGGTGATCTTTGCTTTCATCACAGACAGAAACCTGAGGCATCGGAGTAACTATTTCTTTCTCAATCTTGCTATTTCTGACTTTGCAGTGG GTGTGTTCTGTATACCTTTGTACATCCCTTACGCCCTGACAGGGACGTGGCACTTGGGAAGAGGCCTGTGCAAGCTCTGGCTAGTCATGGACTATCTCCTGTGCACAGCTTCGGTGTTCAGCATCGTCCTTATCAGCTACGACCGTTTTCTGTCAGTTACTAAAGCG GTCTCTTACAGAGCCCAGCAGGGAATCACGTCCAACCCTGTCATCAAGATGGTGGCCACCTGGGTCTTTGCCTTCCTTCTCTACTGCCCGGCCATCCTCTTTTGGGAGCACGTGGCCGGACGCAGCGTGGTAGCGGTGGATCAGTGCTACGCTGAGTTCTACGACAACTGGTACTTCCTCCTGTGCGCGTCCACCCTGGAGTTCTTTGTGCCACTGTTCTCGGTGACCTACTTCAACGTGCACATCTTCCACAGCATCCAGAGGCGGCAGCGGCACGGCAGCACGCAGGACTGTGAGCCTGCGAGGAGCGGCAGCCTGTCCTGGGGATTTTGCCTCTTGCCAAGGCCAGGAGCATCGTCTTTTTCTCCATCAGAAGCAGAGGACAGTGTTTCATCCTTAACGAGGTCATGGAGACCAGCACTGGTGGCTAACTGTCCATCTCCAACACAAACCAGTTCCGCAGCCCTCAAAAGGgaattttctgcttctttccattCGAGGACTGGGTcaaaactgcagcaggacaAGAAAATAGCGAAATCGCTTGTCATAATTGTGTGTGTCTTTGCCATTTGCTGGGCCCCATACACTTTACTAATGATTATTCGTGGGGCCTGCCGAGGAACCTGTGTCCATAAATCCCTGTATGAAATAACCTTTTGGCTTTTGTGGCTCAACTCCTCTTTAAACCCATTTCTTTACCCTCTCTGTCATATGAGGTTTCGAATGGCTTTCATGAAAATATTATGTCCCAAAAAGTTTGCAAAATTGAGATCACGTAACACACCTTCTATTTAG
- the LOC102093225 gene encoding histamine H3 receptor isoform X1, translating to MQLSSQTELTWICNMHNSTAEAPHATGTCNETLRTLAPSPEFSLGVLVLLAFLMVLLALVTTLGNILVIFAFITDRNLRHRSNYFFLNLAISDFAVGVFCIPLYIPYALTGTWHLGRGLCKLWLVMDYLLCTASVFSIVLISYDRFLSVTKAVSYRAQQGITSNPVIKMVATWVFAFLLYCPAILFWEHVAGRSVVAVDQCYAEFYDNWYFLLCASTLEFFVPLFSVTYFNVHIFHSIQRRQRHGSTQDCEPARSGSLSWGFCLLPRPGASSFSPSEAEDSVSSLTRSWRPALVANCPSPTQTSSAALKREFSASFHSRTGSKLQQDKKIAKSLVIIVCVFAICWAPYTLLMIIRGACRGTCVHKSLYEITFWLLWLNSSLNPFLYPLCHMRFRMAFMKILCPKKFAKLRSRNTPSI from the exons ATGCAACTTTCTTCCCAGACTGAACTGACCTGGATATGCAACATGCACAACAGCACTGCTGAAGCTCCGCATGCAACTGGAACATGTAACGAGACACTGCGCACACTGGCACCGAGCCCTGAGTTTTCGCTGGGCGTGTTGGTGCTGCTGGCTTTCCTCATGGTGTTGCTGGCTCTGGTCACCACCCTGGGAAACATCCTGGTGATCTTTGCTTTCATCACAGACAGAAACCTGAGGCATCGGAGTAACTATTTCTTTCTCAATCTTGCTATTTCTGACTTTGCAGTGG GTGTGTTCTGTATACCTTTGTACATCCCTTACGCCCTGACAGGGACGTGGCACTTGGGAAGAGGCCTGTGCAAGCTCTGGCTAGTCATGGACTATCTCCTGTGCACAGCTTCGGTGTTCAGCATCGTCCTTATCAGCTACGACCGTTTTCTGTCAGTTACTAAAGCG GTCTCTTACAGAGCCCAGCAGGGAATCACGTCCAACCCTGTCATCAAGATGGTGGCCACCTGGGTCTTTGCCTTCCTTCTCTACTGCCCGGCCATCCTCTTTTGGGAGCACGTGGCCGGACGCAGCGTGGTAGCGGTGGATCAGTGCTACGCTGAGTTCTACGACAACTGGTACTTCCTCCTGTGCGCGTCCACCCTGGAGTTCTTTGTGCCACTGTTCTCGGTGACCTACTTCAACGTGCACATCTTCCACAGCATCCAGAGGCGGCAGCGGCACGGCAGCACGCAGGACTGTGAGCCTGCGAGGAGCGGCAGCCTGTCCTGGGGATTTTGCCTCTTGCCAAGGCCAGGAGCATCGTCTTTTTCTCCATCAGAAGCAGAGGACAGTGTTTCATCCTTAACGAGGTCATGGAGACCAGCACTGGTGGCTAACTGTCCATCTCCAACACAAACCAGTTCCGCAGCCCTCAAAAGGgaattttctgcttctttccattCGAGGACTGGGTcaaaactgcagcaggacaAGAAAATAGCGAAATCGCTTGTCATAATTGTGTGTGTCTTTGCCATTTGCTGGGCCCCATACACTTTACTAATGATTATTCGTGGGGCCTGCCGAGGAACCTGTGTCCATAAATCCCTGTATGAAATAACCTTTTGGCTTTTGTGGCTCAACTCCTCTTTAAACCCATTTCTTTACCCTCTCTGTCATATGAGGTTTCGAATGGCTTTCATGAAAATATTATGTCCCAAAAAGTTTGCAAAATTGAGATCACGTAACACACCTTCTATTTAG